In a single window of the Luteolibacter yonseiensis genome:
- a CDS encoding tetratricopeptide repeat protein: protein MPGPSRPSTTARNRSRWQMLVPFLAPAVFLTACKPAEKTAEKSKPSAPVESPVNHLATELAGARIDVAKTKLDQKRPDEALSLLVTAIKADPASGEARSLIERILLDTVWNLPELTIDHKLPIGQIHTAGSSAWVSLEGGANTTLRWNLDTLKIESVLFPAKGHITRSLVFDGGHRRAVVQRGPVTLLCDAVSLEPICDLGPLPDDMTPASVISFSPDGLLMAHPAFVSEADHSIVWKLRDSATGQIIRTSDPVAATAAQPLAAWLDRQQLRVIHSDGSLTEMPVSPVEEIRHKPMAEPVKLLQAQFSTDGNSVLTLQNQGSHQPPVQAVISYQGADDGSLEERALINRFPWSLQPNIWTGLMADPQHAPFFVEGKTLEDLTGSHALLETGSDITAAAFDEQRIITGEANGMLTVHRLLPLPTKTENPTPPPAVDTAALTALENLSEAFAGIRYDEKDRTFTRLSLEERMKAFAACREDVLNSVFPGLDFTQLMAAFEAAKQRTAPAAELLPLWDRLTHADASGKSWQEIIGLSQNLAAAPWHEQEKMEEIFRSNDSPAILAAIKSAGGKGPAAATALALALKSDIHEWIDACLTQAKDLPPLLRRISLSRIAWLQGRKADALSVWPEVFPVLADVRLREDWDGWEQADFQPALDNIRGCVNEVLATIRIPENAAPEERKAVAERLADPATVEAVGKRRFGEACLQAALAFSIHKEEAQTTFQLASTARELGVAPEPCIRAEAMAQTVLGDYAKAHELWIELITEHPVETTIPGDYAEAAYTAFENMDPKQAMEILTAGMHRFPEDGNFAIRAGWVALLTGNSERAYQFLLTGKRIGFPAEKLENATALLTIAAAQSDAQDDAAVYFQDLLRIDKAWADTATLDTLDWPEELKFTLGQFMR, encoded by the coding sequence ATGCCCGGGCCATCCAGACCATCCACCACGGCGCGGAATCGCAGCCGCTGGCAGATGCTTGTCCCGTTTCTGGCTCCCGCTGTTTTTCTCACCGCTTGCAAGCCTGCGGAAAAGACGGCGGAAAAATCCAAACCTTCCGCGCCGGTGGAGTCGCCGGTGAACCACCTTGCCACCGAACTCGCCGGCGCCCGCATCGATGTGGCGAAGACCAAACTCGATCAAAAGCGGCCGGATGAGGCACTCTCCCTGTTGGTCACAGCGATCAAGGCCGATCCGGCGTCCGGGGAAGCCCGCTCCCTGATCGAACGCATCCTCCTGGATACGGTGTGGAACCTGCCGGAGCTGACCATCGATCACAAGCTGCCCATCGGCCAGATTCATACTGCGGGCTCTTCCGCATGGGTCAGCCTGGAGGGCGGCGCGAACACCACCCTGCGCTGGAATCTCGACACGCTGAAAATCGAGAGCGTGCTTTTCCCAGCGAAGGGCCATATCACCCGCAGCCTGGTCTTTGATGGAGGGCACCGCCGGGCCGTCGTCCAGCGTGGTCCGGTCACCTTGCTCTGCGATGCGGTTTCGCTCGAACCGATCTGCGATCTGGGGCCGCTGCCGGACGACATGACGCCGGCCTCTGTCATCTCGTTTTCGCCTGATGGACTGCTGATGGCGCATCCCGCGTTTGTTTCGGAAGCGGACCATTCCATCGTTTGGAAATTACGCGATTCGGCAACGGGCCAGATCATCCGCACGTCGGATCCTGTTGCAGCCACCGCTGCCCAACCGCTCGCCGCGTGGCTGGACCGGCAACAACTGCGGGTGATCCACTCGGATGGCAGTCTCACGGAGATGCCGGTTTCTCCTGTTGAGGAAATCCGTCACAAGCCCATGGCGGAGCCGGTGAAGCTGCTTCAAGCGCAATTTTCCACTGATGGGAATTCCGTGCTGACGCTCCAGAATCAAGGATCACACCAGCCACCGGTGCAGGCGGTGATTTCCTATCAAGGTGCGGACGACGGCTCGCTGGAGGAAAGAGCTCTCATCAACCGGTTTCCGTGGAGCCTTCAACCGAATATCTGGACAGGCCTGATGGCGGATCCGCAGCACGCGCCCTTTTTCGTCGAGGGAAAAACGCTGGAGGATCTGACAGGTTCCCACGCGTTGTTGGAAACAGGCTCCGATATCACTGCGGCGGCGTTCGACGAACAGCGTATCATCACGGGCGAGGCAAACGGCATGCTGACCGTCCATCGCCTGCTGCCGTTGCCAACAAAAACGGAGAACCCCACGCCCCCTCCCGCCGTGGATACGGCAGCTTTGACAGCGTTGGAGAATCTCAGCGAAGCCTTCGCCGGCATCCGTTATGACGAAAAGGACAGGACCTTCACCCGCCTCTCCCTTGAAGAACGCATGAAGGCGTTCGCAGCCTGCCGGGAGGATGTGCTGAACTCGGTTTTCCCCGGCTTGGATTTCACCCAACTCATGGCGGCGTTCGAAGCGGCGAAACAACGCACCGCGCCCGCCGCCGAACTTCTGCCACTCTGGGACCGGCTCACCCATGCGGATGCGAGCGGGAAGTCATGGCAGGAGATCATCGGGCTTTCCCAGAATCTGGCAGCCGCCCCATGGCACGAGCAGGAGAAGATGGAGGAAATTTTCCGCAGCAACGACTCCCCTGCCATTCTCGCCGCCATCAAGTCAGCAGGCGGAAAAGGCCCTGCCGCGGCGACCGCGCTCGCGCTCGCGCTGAAGTCTGACATCCACGAGTGGATCGATGCCTGCCTCACCCAGGCAAAGGACCTGCCGCCTCTGCTCCGGAGGATATCGCTATCCCGCATCGCATGGCTCCAAGGACGCAAGGCGGACGCGCTTTCGGTCTGGCCGGAGGTTTTCCCGGTTCTTGCGGACGTGCGGCTGCGGGAGGACTGGGACGGGTGGGAGCAGGCGGATTTCCAGCCCGCCCTCGACAACATCCGCGGGTGCGTGAACGAAGTGCTCGCCACCATCCGCATCCCGGAAAACGCCGCGCCGGAGGAACGCAAAGCCGTTGCCGAACGTCTGGCAGATCCCGCCACCGTGGAAGCCGTGGGCAAGCGCCGTTTCGGCGAAGCCTGCCTGCAGGCGGCGCTGGCCTTCTCAATCCACAAGGAGGAGGCGCAAACCACCTTCCAACTCGCCTCCACCGCCCGCGAGCTGGGAGTCGCGCCGGAACCGTGCATCCGGGCGGAAGCCATGGCCCAGACCGTTCTCGGCGACTACGCGAAAGCCCACGAGCTGTGGATCGAACTCATCACCGAGCACCCCGTTGAAACCACCATTCCCGGCGACTATGCCGAGGCAGCCTACACGGCTTTTGAAAACATGGACCCCAAGCAGGCCATGGAAATCCTCACAGCGGGCATGCACCGTTTTCCCGAGGATGGAAACTTCGCCATCCGGGCCGGCTGGGTCGCCCTGCTGACGGGAAATTCCGAGCGGGCCTATCAGTTTTTGCTCACAGGAAAGCGCATCGGCTTCCCTGCGGAGAAGTTGGAAAACGCCACCGCCCTGCTCACCATCGCAGCGGCTCAATCCGACGCCCAAGATGATGCTGCGGTGTATTTCCAAGACCTCCTCAGAATCGACAAGGCATGGGCGGACACCGCGACACTCGACACGCTGGACTGGCCGGAGGAACTGAAATTCACCCTCGGCCAGTTCATGCGGTAA
- a CDS encoding ATP-dependent DNA helicase RecQ: MLSTLREHFGHDDFRGGQEPVVRALMEGRSALAVFPTGGGKSLCYQLPALLLDGLTLVVSPLIALMRDQVDALAAKGIPAARLDSTLDAEQVREVYSRLEASSLKLLYIAPERFANESFRKKLGKLPIRLIAIDEAHCISEWGHNFRPDYLKLAKICRRLKIPRVLCLTATATPKVARDIRKAFRIAAADHVQLSFHRQNLDLRVTPCTVEERKSLLLEKLNVVDGAAVVYVTRQETAEEVATFLAKNGLPARAYHAGLPAEFRADAQNAFMAGKTRVIVATIAFGMGIDKSDIRAVFHYNLPKSLENHTQEIGRAGRDGGYALCEMLACGDDLTVLENFIHSDTPSPRALSNLVDRVLRLGPAFDVSPYELSTICDIRPSVVSTVMTYLEIDGMIEATGSFYGSYRAKLLNTRDKILAGRSPAERKFIRQLLDAGEMKRWWLCFQPTLLAGKFDCSREKVVGVLNDLHSAGDIMLKVSGLRQGYKLRKDPGDIRELTAGLVEKFQAREQSDLARLRQVLGISAYRGCLTGYLTKHFGETLAEPCGHCDRCRGVPAKTVKRPKVRRPTDEELIAVKTLMDEKHAALNTPRQLAKFLCGMASPAATRARLTRNNAFGLLADLPFSDVLMIAEAA; the protein is encoded by the coding sequence GTGCTTTCCACCCTCCGCGAACACTTCGGCCACGATGATTTCCGTGGTGGACAGGAACCGGTTGTCCGCGCGCTGATGGAGGGACGCTCCGCCCTCGCGGTTTTTCCGACGGGAGGGGGGAAATCCCTGTGTTACCAGCTCCCGGCGCTGCTGCTGGATGGCCTCACCCTCGTTGTTTCCCCTTTGATCGCATTGATGCGGGACCAGGTGGACGCGCTCGCTGCGAAAGGGATCCCCGCCGCGCGGCTGGATTCCACCTTGGATGCGGAACAAGTGCGCGAGGTTTATTCGAGACTGGAAGCGAGCTCGCTCAAATTGCTCTACATCGCGCCCGAGCGATTCGCGAACGAATCATTCCGCAAGAAACTCGGGAAACTGCCCATCCGGCTCATCGCCATCGACGAAGCGCATTGTATTTCCGAGTGGGGGCATAATTTCCGGCCGGACTACCTCAAGCTGGCCAAGATCTGCCGCCGCCTGAAAATTCCACGGGTTCTTTGTCTGACGGCTACCGCGACGCCGAAGGTCGCGCGTGACATCCGCAAGGCATTCCGCATCGCCGCCGCCGACCATGTACAGTTGAGTTTTCACAGGCAGAACCTCGATCTGCGGGTGACGCCATGCACCGTGGAGGAAAGGAAATCCTTGTTATTGGAGAAATTGAACGTTGTGGATGGTGCGGCGGTGGTCTACGTCACGCGCCAGGAGACCGCCGAAGAAGTGGCAACCTTTCTGGCGAAAAACGGACTTCCCGCCCGCGCCTATCACGCGGGGTTGCCCGCCGAATTCCGGGCGGACGCGCAGAACGCGTTCATGGCCGGGAAAACACGCGTCATCGTCGCGACCATCGCGTTCGGCATGGGAATCGACAAGTCGGACATCCGCGCGGTGTTCCACTACAACCTGCCGAAAAGCCTGGAAAACCACACCCAGGAAATCGGTCGCGCCGGACGGGATGGCGGGTATGCCCTCTGCGAAATGCTCGCCTGCGGTGATGACCTGACGGTTCTGGAGAATTTCATCCATTCGGACACGCCATCGCCTCGAGCGCTTTCCAATCTTGTAGACAGGGTGCTGCGGCTCGGTCCGGCGTTCGATGTTTCACCCTACGAACTCTCCACCATTTGCGACATCCGGCCAAGCGTGGTTTCCACTGTCATGACCTATCTGGAAATCGATGGCATGATCGAAGCCACTGGAAGTTTCTACGGGAGCTATCGGGCGAAACTGCTCAACACCCGGGACAAGATTCTGGCAGGTCGTTCACCTGCGGAGCGGAAATTCATCCGGCAGCTTCTTGATGCCGGAGAAATGAAGCGCTGGTGGCTTTGTTTCCAACCGACCTTGCTCGCCGGAAAGTTCGACTGTTCGCGGGAAAAGGTGGTGGGCGTGCTCAACGACCTCCACTCCGCCGGAGACATCATGCTCAAGGTCTCGGGCCTGCGGCAGGGATACAAGCTCAGGAAAGATCCGGGCGACATCAGGGAGCTCACCGCTGGTTTGGTGGAGAAGTTCCAAGCCCGCGAACAATCGGACCTCGCGCGGCTTCGCCAGGTTCTGGGGATCTCGGCCTATCGAGGGTGCCTGACGGGCTATTTGACCAAGCACTTCGGTGAGACTCTGGCGGAGCCCTGCGGGCATTGCGACCGTTGCCGGGGTGTTCCCGCCAAGACCGTCAAACGTCCGAAAGTCAGAAGACCCACGGATGAGGAACTGATCGCGGTGAAAACCCTGATGGATGAAAAACACGCGGCGCTCAATACGCCGCGGCAGCTCGCGAAGTTCCTATGCGGCATGGCAAGTCCCGCCGCCACGCGGGCGCGGCTGACGCGGAACAATGCGTTTGGTTTGCTCGCGGATCTGCCCTTTTCGGACGTGTTGATGATCGCGGAGGCCGCGTGA
- a CDS encoding Dabb family protein, protein MDHHVYFWLKDERKNAADRAVFEKGLADLLENDLVAGGRWAVPAAVMVRPVIDQSWDYALAMQFDTIEKHDAYQVDPNHQVFIDGFKDWWAQVQVKDLA, encoded by the coding sequence ATGGACCACCACGTATATTTCTGGCTGAAGGATGAACGGAAGAACGCCGCCGACCGCGCTGTTTTTGAAAAAGGACTCGCTGACCTGTTGGAAAACGACCTCGTCGCAGGCGGTCGCTGGGCCGTACCCGCCGCCGTGATGGTGCGCCCGGTCATCGACCAATCATGGGACTACGCCCTCGCGATGCAGTTCGACACCATTGAGAAGCACGACGCCTATCAGGTGGACCCGAACCACCAGGTCTTCATCGACGGCTTCAAGGACTGGTGGGCCCAGGTGCAGGTGAAGGACCTGGCTTGA
- a CDS encoding cysteine-rich CWC family protein — MCQISTENKCPLCGNSNHCGVNDIGGCWCGKIEIPMELIEQLPEQGKACICLGCVKASLAARGGQVSFCADGG, encoded by the coding sequence ATGTGCCAGATCTCCACGGAAAACAAGTGTCCGCTTTGCGGAAACTCAAACCACTGCGGCGTCAATGACATCGGCGGCTGCTGGTGCGGGAAAATTGAAATTCCCATGGAATTGATCGAACAGCTTCCGGAACAGGGAAAGGCGTGCATCTGCCTGGGGTGCGTGAAGGCGAGCTTGGCCGCCCGTGGCGGGCAGGTGTCGTTTTGCGCCGACGGCGGCTGA
- a CDS encoding pyroglutamyl-peptidase I (catalyzes the removal of 5-oxoproline from various penultimate amino acid residues except L-proline) has translation MKILVTAFVPFDGRLENASSLALRGLKGLHPEIRTRILPVDSVIAPARLRQALRLIRPDALIMLGEAAGSKEIRLETTAWNELDFRIADNGGRMPRGKAIIKGAPSQLSSTLPLETFREPLEKNGHPVRFSDDPGRYLCNQVFYTARHDLDANRMTCPAGFIHLPLARDYPTERSVAALDLMVSEMTGRSL, from the coding sequence GTGAAAATCCTCGTCACCGCGTTCGTCCCCTTTGACGGCCGGTTGGAAAACGCCTCGTCGCTCGCACTGCGTGGGTTGAAAGGGCTCCACCCGGAAATCCGCACCCGCATCCTGCCGGTGGATTCCGTCATCGCCCCGGCACGGCTCAGGCAGGCGCTCCGGCTGATCCGCCCGGACGCGCTGATCATGCTCGGTGAGGCGGCGGGCAGTAAGGAAATCCGCTTGGAAACCACCGCATGGAACGAGCTGGATTTCCGGATTGCGGACAACGGCGGACGAATGCCGAGGGGGAAGGCCATCATCAAGGGAGCGCCATCCCAGCTTTCATCGACGCTGCCATTGGAAACATTCCGGGAACCGCTGGAGAAAAATGGACATCCGGTACGTTTCTCGGACGACCCGGGCCGGTATCTCTGTAATCAGGTTTTTTACACGGCAAGGCACGATCTTGATGCGAACCGGATGACTTGCCCGGCGGGTTTCATCCACCTGCCCCTGGCCCGGGATTATCCAACAGAGCGGTCGGTGGCCGCGTTGGATCTGATGGTTTCCGAAATGACGGGACGCAGTCTTTAG
- a CDS encoding DNA repair ATPase, with product MSDTPQQLEGGAYEVIRARLDQHAAVLRERVDALNADRHEVFGAIPTELLSTGHVGTAHSCVPRDIACLGNNLYLLGYNIQFGLKQTTEPADVFALCRLDEERNFHIEDLASVLGDAMFNEDFQSLFRYYRSTVFTKFMLIGPHLHMKMRIGKSEDDFKTFKWLVNGDGTLAYQGNRSEHECRYPEPVEFQWKRAHRDMHRSGDHPHISVGDIVFVETIGGDLTIKVEDNTKTGQGIYSEPVDDADQTLDDAEILYAIVGPLVILRILPYRESKHRHLVFNGKTRTVHRVDGIGQSCVLLPGDQGILFANGYALATGEVKTFETGQSGLRFERRIAAGNGEDTLFVFYQRTSGHYVLFSYNVIAQSVETPVVCNGFALDPDGRMVLFQAPEQAQKHHALQVWRTPYVADSATAVPDEKRGSLLFKIGNSTLVSGMAEAREILILLGKGDTYADVYLELVRRTREVLDGYFWLKDAEAHKLSEPLEAINSAANAAIDEFDKVVRLRQATAARTEEVRDATEKLLNSVRGSAPDDIRGFVRNLADLRLRRGEIIGLRELRYADSTVIDDLDKRVADATDTVSGRTVEFLLQERALEPYRLAIETQRESLAKITKTTEADDTAKGLDQAGSELELLIDIVGNLRIQDATQTTAIIESVSALYATLNGIRAELKSKRRELARVEGVAQFGAQLKLLGQSVVNFLDLCDTPEKCGEYLTKVMVQVEDLEGRFAEFDEYIEELTIKREEIHEAFEGRKQALIEQRNRRAGNLLKSAERILGGLKNRAGSLEDINAINGYFAGDLMVAKLRDIITELRDIGDSVKADDLQTRLKTVQDDAVRQLKDRKELFADGGNVLKFGRHNFSVNTQELELSIITHDGTPCFHLSGTAFFEPVESEEFLATRAVWDQEVVSENNRIYRSEWLAWKLLESGIEGDPTLEAVHAFMAPRYSEGYTKGVHDEDALKILSALLPIHRSLGLLRFGPRVRALAMLFWEVYRTTEQGGSMERLISAHGAMRRAFGAPVEEAHPLRSELEKNLSDFISRSQAAGLLVSDNGPQAARDSAAYLFEQLASGGPVPASAESAAGTAAFKLALNTGTAASELTRSLDPLGDDPERRFLVLLDWMSGHLRFTDGPVTHPRRTPPLAWVAESAAHWLRGGIEQRGVSEVSSSIRVEGLRGQHAVIQDGGIYETDYQAFRERLSGFENREVPAFEACTRLKQKLIEVRKEQIRLDEFKPRVMSSFVRNRLINDVYLPLIGENLAKQIGTAGSDTRTDRSGLLLLVSPPGYGKTTIMEYVSNRLGLTFMKINGPALGHAVVSLDPTEAPNMSAREEVDKLNLALEMGDNVMIYVDDIQHTNPEFLQRFISLCDAQRKMEGVWRGKARTYDLRGKKVAVVMAGNPYTEGGTKFKIPDMLANRADTYNLGDILGGHLDAFKASYIENSLTANPILARLASRHQEDVYAVMKVAETGSQEGVDFKGNHAPAEIEEMVTVTRHLFEVRDTILRVNQEYIRSAAQEDAYRTEPPFRLQGSYRNMARIAGKVLPLMSKAEIRSLILDHYQNESQTLTQGAEANLLKFKEFENISNDTEKSRWVDIKKEFMKRRLLGGAGEEDPVGRVVAQLSGFQDGLEAIKAVIADSGREHAKPQSLSETTVAQLREIIAGLRAVPVEVDIKVVPVQDDRGSIQSVDQSAQAPLAFSPEVRQGGDES from the coding sequence ATGAGCGACACACCCCAACAATTGGAAGGCGGAGCCTATGAGGTGATCCGGGCGCGCCTGGATCAACACGCCGCGGTGCTGCGCGAACGGGTGGACGCGCTGAATGCGGACCGTCACGAGGTGTTCGGTGCGATCCCCACGGAGCTGCTTTCCACGGGACATGTCGGCACCGCGCACAGCTGCGTGCCGCGTGATATCGCCTGCCTTGGAAACAATCTCTACCTGCTGGGTTACAACATCCAGTTCGGCCTCAAGCAGACCACGGAACCCGCGGATGTTTTCGCATTGTGCCGTCTGGACGAGGAGCGGAATTTCCATATCGAGGATCTGGCTTCCGTGCTCGGGGACGCGATGTTCAACGAGGATTTCCAATCGCTCTTCCGTTACTACCGCAGCACGGTTTTCACCAAGTTCATGCTGATCGGGCCGCACCTCCACATGAAGATGCGGATCGGCAAGTCCGAGGATGATTTCAAGACCTTCAAGTGGCTGGTCAATGGTGACGGGACTCTCGCCTATCAGGGGAACCGCTCCGAGCACGAGTGCCGTTACCCCGAACCGGTCGAGTTCCAGTGGAAGCGCGCCCACCGGGACATGCACCGCTCCGGGGATCATCCCCACATCTCGGTCGGGGATATCGTGTTTGTGGAAACCATCGGTGGGGATCTCACCATCAAGGTGGAGGATAACACCAAGACGGGGCAGGGAATCTATTCCGAGCCGGTGGATGATGCCGACCAGACGCTCGACGACGCGGAGATCCTCTATGCCATTGTCGGACCGCTGGTGATTCTGCGGATTCTTCCCTATCGGGAAAGCAAGCACCGGCATCTTGTCTTCAATGGCAAGACCCGCACCGTGCACCGGGTGGATGGAATCGGCCAGTCCTGCGTGCTGCTGCCGGGAGACCAGGGCATCCTGTTCGCCAATGGTTACGCGCTGGCGACGGGAGAAGTGAAAACGTTCGAGACGGGGCAGTCCGGCCTGCGCTTCGAACGCCGGATCGCGGCGGGCAATGGCGAGGACACGTTGTTTGTTTTCTACCAGCGGACCAGCGGCCACTACGTCCTGTTTTCCTACAATGTCATCGCGCAGAGTGTGGAAACACCGGTCGTCTGCAACGGCTTCGCGCTTGATCCGGACGGCCGGATGGTGCTTTTCCAAGCCCCGGAGCAGGCGCAGAAACACCACGCGCTGCAGGTCTGGCGGACGCCCTACGTCGCTGATTCCGCAACCGCGGTGCCGGATGAAAAACGGGGTTCGCTGTTGTTCAAGATCGGGAACTCCACGCTTGTCAGCGGAATGGCCGAGGCGCGGGAGATCCTCATCCTGTTGGGAAAAGGGGACACCTACGCCGATGTCTATCTGGAGCTCGTCCGTCGCACGCGCGAGGTGTTGGACGGCTACTTCTGGCTCAAGGATGCCGAGGCGCACAAACTTTCCGAACCGCTGGAGGCGATCAACTCCGCGGCGAATGCGGCGATCGACGAGTTCGACAAGGTGGTCCGCCTGCGCCAGGCGACCGCCGCCCGTACCGAAGAGGTGCGGGATGCGACGGAAAAACTCCTCAATTCCGTACGGGGCAGCGCGCCGGACGATATCCGTGGTTTTGTCCGGAATCTGGCGGACCTCCGGCTGCGCCGTGGCGAGATCATCGGCTTGCGGGAATTGCGTTACGCCGACAGCACGGTCATCGACGACCTCGACAAACGCGTGGCGGACGCCACCGACACGGTCTCCGGCCGCACCGTGGAGTTCCTGCTTCAGGAGCGTGCTCTCGAACCCTACCGGCTGGCCATCGAGACCCAGCGCGAGTCGCTCGCGAAGATCACCAAGACCACCGAGGCGGATGATACGGCGAAAGGGCTCGACCAGGCGGGTTCGGAACTGGAACTGCTCATCGACATCGTCGGCAACCTCCGCATCCAGGACGCCACGCAGACCACGGCGATCATCGAGAGTGTTTCCGCACTCTACGCCACGTTGAACGGCATCCGGGCGGAGTTGAAATCGAAACGCCGTGAACTCGCCCGGGTCGAAGGCGTGGCGCAGTTCGGCGCACAGCTGAAGCTGCTCGGCCAGTCGGTCGTCAATTTCCTCGATCTCTGCGACACCCCAGAAAAATGTGGTGAATACCTGACGAAGGTGATGGTTCAGGTGGAGGACCTCGAAGGCCGGTTCGCCGAGTTCGACGAATACATCGAGGAACTCACGATCAAGCGTGAGGAGATCCACGAAGCCTTCGAAGGAAGGAAACAAGCGCTCATCGAGCAGCGCAACCGCCGTGCGGGGAATCTTCTCAAATCCGCCGAGAGAATCCTTGGCGGGTTGAAAAACCGCGCCGGATCGCTGGAGGACATCAATGCGATCAACGGCTACTTCGCGGGCGATCTCATGGTTGCCAAGCTCCGCGACATCATCACCGAGCTGAGGGACATTGGCGACAGTGTGAAGGCGGACGACCTCCAGACGCGGCTGAAGACCGTGCAGGACGACGCGGTGCGCCAGCTCAAGGACCGCAAGGAACTCTTCGCGGACGGCGGGAATGTCCTGAAGTTCGGGCGGCACAACTTCTCGGTGAACACCCAGGAACTGGAGCTGTCCATCATCACCCACGACGGCACGCCGTGTTTCCATCTGTCCGGCACGGCTTTCTTCGAACCGGTGGAAAGCGAGGAGTTCCTCGCCACCCGGGCGGTGTGGGATCAGGAGGTCGTCAGCGAGAACAACCGGATCTACCGCTCGGAGTGGCTTGCTTGGAAATTGTTGGAAAGCGGGATCGAGGGCGATCCCACGTTGGAAGCCGTCCATGCCTTCATGGCTCCGCGTTATTCGGAAGGCTACACCAAGGGCGTGCATGACGAGGATGCGCTGAAGATCCTGTCCGCTCTCCTGCCCATCCACCGCTCGCTCGGCCTGTTGCGCTTCGGACCCAGGGTACGGGCTCTCGCGATGCTTTTTTGGGAAGTTTACCGTACGACGGAGCAAGGCGGATCCATGGAAAGATTGATCTCCGCGCATGGTGCCATGCGGCGGGCGTTTGGTGCGCCGGTGGAAGAGGCGCACCCGTTGCGGTCCGAGCTGGAGAAAAACCTGTCGGACTTCATTTCCCGCTCGCAAGCGGCCGGGCTGTTGGTTTCTGACAACGGTCCACAAGCTGCCAGGGATTCCGCGGCCTATTTGTTCGAGCAACTCGCTTCCGGCGGTCCGGTCCCCGCATCCGCGGAATCGGCGGCAGGCACGGCGGCCTTCAAGCTTGCGCTGAACACCGGCACCGCCGCGTCGGAACTGACGCGTTCGCTCGACCCTCTCGGCGACGATCCGGAGCGCCGTTTCCTCGTCCTGCTTGACTGGATGAGCGGCCACCTCCGTTTTACGGACGGCCCGGTGACGCATCCGCGCCGCACGCCACCGCTCGCGTGGGTGGCCGAGTCGGCCGCGCATTGGTTGCGCGGTGGCATCGAGCAGCGTGGAGTCAGTGAAGTTTCATCCTCCATCCGTGTGGAAGGACTGCGCGGCCAGCATGCGGTCATCCAGGATGGCGGCATTTACGAGACCGATTACCAGGCGTTCCGCGAGCGGTTGTCAGGATTTGAAAATCGCGAGGTGCCCGCCTTCGAGGCATGCACCCGCCTGAAGCAGAAGCTCATCGAAGTCCGCAAGGAACAGATCCGTCTGGATGAGTTCAAGCCGCGGGTGATGAGTTCGTTTGTTAGAAACCGCCTCATCAACGACGTCTATCTGCCGCTCATCGGGGAGAACCTGGCGAAGCAGATCGGCACGGCGGGCAGCGACACCCGCACGGACCGCTCGGGGCTGCTGCTGCTCGTCTCACCGCCCGGCTATGGCAAGACGACCATCATGGAGTATGTGTCGAACAGGCTCGGCCTCACCTTCATGAAGATCAACGGCCCCGCGCTGGGCCATGCCGTTGTCTCGCTGGATCCGACGGAAGCGCCGAACATGTCCGCGCGTGAGGAAGTGGACAAACTCAACCTCGCGCTGGAGATGGGTGACAACGTGATGATCTACGTGGACGACATCCAGCACACCAATCCCGAGTTCCTCCAGCGCTTCATCAGCCTTTGTGACGCGCAACGGAAGATGGAGGGCGTCTGGCGGGGCAAGGCGCGGACCTATGACCTGCGGGGCAAGAAGGTCGCCGTGGTCATGGCGGGGAATCCCTACACGGAAGGCGGGACCAAGTTCAAGATCCCCGACATGCTGGCGAACCGCGCGGACACCTACAACCTCGGCGACATCCTCGGCGGCCATCTCGACGCCTTCAAGGCGAGCTACATCGAGAACAGCCTGACCGCGAATCCGATTCTGGCCCGCCTCGCCAGCCGTCACCAGGAAGACGTGTATGCCGTGATGAAAGTCGCGGAGACCGGCAGCCAGGAGGGCGTGGATTTCAAGGGCAACCACGCACCCGCCGAGATCGAGGAAATGGTCACCGTCACCCGGCATCTGTTCGAGGTGCGGGACACGATCCTGCGGGTGAACCAGGAATACATCCGCAGCGCGGCGCAGGAGGACGCGTATCGCACGGAACCTCCGTTCCGTCTTCAAGGCTCCTACCGGAACATGGCCCGCATCGCCGGAAAAGTGCTGCCCCTGATGAGCAAGGCGGAGATCCGCAGCCTGATCCTCGATCACTACCAGAACGAATCCCAGACCCTTACCCAGGGAGCGGAGGCGAATCTGCTCAAGTTCAAGGAATTTGAAAACATCTCCAACGACACGGAGAAATCCCGCTGGGTGGACATCAAGAAGGAGTTCATGAAACGCCGTCTGCTCGGCGGTGCGGGTGAGGAGGATCCCGTGGGACGCGTGGTCGCCCAGTTGTCGGGATTCCAGGATGGTCTGGAGGCGATCAAGGCAGTCATCGCTGACAGCGGCCGCGAGCACGCGAAACCCCAGAGCCTTTCGGAAACCACCGTGGCGCAGCTCCGTGAGATCATCGCGGGCCTGCGCGCCGTGCCCGTGGAGGTGGACATCAAGGTGGTGCCGGTTCAGGACGACCGTGGATCGATCCAGAGCGTGGATCAATCCGCACAGGCCCCGCTGGCATTCAGCCCGGAAGTCCGGCAGGGAGGTGACGAGAGTTGA